The following are from one region of the Hymenobacter radiodurans genome:
- the hemC gene encoding hydroxymethylbilane synthase, with amino-acid sequence METTLFNRPIRIGTRGSRLALWQANHVAACLERELFQTEIVIITTKGDVVLDRSLDKIGAKGVFTEELEESLRNGFIDIAVHSAKDVQSTIPDDLELLAFMEREKVNDVIVSFDPSFSLQQPNIVLGTSSTRRRSMLKRYYPDIITAEARGNLQTRLRKLEEGQYDALVLAFAGVHRMEYDHLITHVLPETQFVPAAGQGSVAIECAKNLELGRKIALQGILDHTDTHACLRAERAFLRTMEGGCSIPSFALATYTDEGLLQLHGGLISLDGQQYVEEISAITDVDQADAIGVSLAETVLRRGGKQILAEIRSHRESESSTF; translated from the coding sequence TTGGAAACTACGCTCTTCAATCGTCCCATTCGCATAGGTACCCGTGGTAGCCGATTGGCCCTGTGGCAAGCGAATCATGTAGCGGCCTGCTTGGAGCGGGAATTATTTCAAACCGAAATAGTCATTATCACTACGAAAGGTGACGTAGTGCTCGACCGCTCTTTGGATAAGATCGGAGCAAAAGGCGTGTTCACGGAGGAGCTAGAAGAGAGCCTACGGAATGGCTTTATTGATATTGCTGTCCATAGCGCCAAGGACGTACAAAGCACTATTCCCGATGATCTGGAACTGCTGGCTTTTATGGAGCGGGAGAAGGTCAACGACGTAATTGTCAGCTTCGATCCTAGCTTCTCCCTACAGCAGCCGAACATTGTGCTGGGTACCAGCAGTACGCGACGGCGCTCCATGCTCAAGCGCTACTACCCAGATATCATTACAGCGGAAGCTCGCGGCAACCTCCAAACCCGATTGCGCAAGTTGGAAGAAGGGCAATACGATGCACTGGTACTAGCATTTGCTGGCGTGCACCGCATGGAGTACGACCACCTGATTACGCATGTGCTGCCCGAAACGCAGTTTGTGCCGGCGGCTGGGCAGGGAAGTGTCGCTATTGAGTGCGCCAAAAACCTAGAGTTAGGGCGTAAGATAGCGCTCCAAGGTATTCTGGACCATACGGATACTCATGCCTGCCTGCGTGCCGAACGGGCGTTTCTGCGCACTATGGAGGGCGGCTGCAGTATTCCATCCTTTGCCTTGGCTACCTACACCGATGAAGGCTTGCTGCAACTCCACGGCGGTCTCATCAGCCTTGATGGGCAGCAGTACGTAGAGGAAATAAGCGCCATTACCGACGTTGATCAAGCAGATGCAATAGGCGTTAGTTTAGCCGAAACCGTGCTTCGCCGTGGCGGCAAGCAGATATTGGCTGAAATTCGCAGCCATCGCGAGTCGGAATCGAGCACGTTTTAA
- a CDS encoding peptidylprolyl isomerase, whose protein sequence is MKLILFEMTPQHKANFLKLAQSGFYDGTTFHRVIQNFMIQGGDPNTKDTDTNNDGAGQPDAATIPAEIRPELLHKFGAVAAARQGDYVNPTRASSASQFYIVQNHQGTKHLDGAYTVFGQVISGLDVIDKIATQPTGPRDRPTTDVKMTVKVDKLKKKKITELYGYQY, encoded by the coding sequence ATGAAGCTAATTCTCTTTGAAATGACGCCTCAGCATAAGGCTAACTTTTTGAAGCTGGCACAGAGTGGTTTCTATGATGGCACCACTTTTCATCGCGTCATTCAGAATTTTATGATTCAGGGCGGTGACCCAAATACCAAGGATACCGACACAAACAATGATGGCGCTGGTCAGCCCGATGCCGCAACCATTCCGGCCGAAATTCGGCCTGAGCTGCTCCATAAGTTTGGGGCTGTGGCTGCCGCCCGTCAGGGCGACTACGTTAATCCTACCCGTGCCAGTAGCGCGTCGCAGTTTTACATTGTGCAGAATCATCAGGGCACGAAGCACTTGGATGGGGCCTATACGGTATTCGGGCAGGTAATCAGTGGGCTCGACGTTATCGATAAAATTGCCACGCAGCCCACTGGCCCCCGCGACCGGCCGACCACCGATGTGAAGATGACTGTCAAGGTGGATAAACTGAAAAAAAAGAAAATCACCGAGTTGTATGGGTATCAATACTAA
- a CDS encoding SDR family oxidoreductase — translation MRILLTGSNGLLGQKLVELLRQQQGVEIIATSRGTNKLAALYPDLRFVPLDVTDRTQVQQVLGNEKPTHLIHTAAMTNVDECELNREACWLQNVTAVEHLVEACEHHNIHLTHVSTDFIFSGEKGPLTEEEVPAPINFYGESKWAAEQIVQASKGAWAIVRTVLVYGIVHDYGRTNIVLWVRDSLRAGKQINVVDDQFRTPTLAEDLAQGCWLVARHNATGIYNISSSELLTPYQMALQVADYFGLDKSLIVKADGSTFTQPAKRPPRTGFIISKAQRDLGYKPHTFQEGIALLARQTEEA, via the coding sequence ATGCGTATTCTGCTCACCGGTTCTAATGGATTGTTAGGTCAGAAGTTGGTCGAACTGCTTCGCCAGCAACAAGGCGTAGAAATCATTGCTACTTCTCGCGGGACCAACAAGCTGGCCGCTCTCTATCCTGATCTGCGCTTCGTGCCGCTGGATGTAACTGACCGCACCCAAGTTCAGCAAGTGTTAGGTAACGAAAAACCTACACATCTTATTCACACAGCCGCTATGACCAATGTGGATGAGTGCGAACTGAATAGGGAAGCATGCTGGCTGCAGAATGTGACGGCCGTAGAGCACCTTGTGGAAGCTTGTGAGCACCACAATATTCACCTCACCCATGTGAGCACTGACTTTATCTTCAGCGGCGAAAAAGGCCCCCTAACGGAAGAAGAGGTACCAGCTCCCATCAATTTCTATGGGGAAAGTAAGTGGGCAGCTGAGCAGATTGTACAAGCTAGTAAGGGCGCGTGGGCTATTGTGCGCACAGTGCTCGTATATGGTATTGTGCACGATTATGGCCGCACCAATATTGTGCTTTGGGTGCGTGATTCTCTACGTGCCGGCAAGCAGATCAACGTTGTAGACGATCAATTCCGCACGCCTACTTTGGCTGAAGACTTGGCTCAGGGCTGTTGGCTGGTGGCGCGCCATAATGCAACTGGCATCTACAATATCAGTAGCAGCGAGTTGCTGACGCCCTACCAGATGGCCTTGCAGGTAGCCGACTATTTTGGGCTCGACAAGTCGCTGATTGTAAAAGCCGACGGTAGTACGTTTACCCAGCCTGCCAAGCGCCCTCCCCGCACTGGTTTCATCATTAGTAAAGCCCAACGCGACCTAGGCTACAAGCCACATACTTTTCAGGAGGGGATAGCCTTGCTAGCACGCCAAACGGAAGAGGCATAA
- a CDS encoding ABC transporter permease has product MGALFFLGVFISDSSLTWWPLLLGIPAAVVTSKFLKRVPALQRTWPFPTDRLVLGAASLLASVPRLVLILALAAVLDSSLIGLFFLLTLTYWPEPAHLVRAELLRVRALPYIESARAIGLSGGQILWRHALPNAWRTVRTAFPLSISALIGLETTLSFIGVGLPPEMPSWGRTLAAARLDPTAWWLIIFPALALAGTTLALRQVTINKISA; this is encoded by the coding sequence ATGGGGGCTTTGTTCTTTCTGGGGGTATTCATTTCTGATTCTAGTTTGACGTGGTGGCCACTTCTTTTAGGCATACCTGCTGCTGTCGTTACAAGTAAATTTCTAAAGCGTGTACCTGCGTTGCAGCGCACTTGGCCCTTCCCGACCGACCGACTTGTGCTAGGGGCCGCGTCATTATTAGCATCAGTACCTCGGTTGGTGCTTATTCTGGCGTTAGCTGCCGTGCTAGATTCTTCTTTAATAGGCCTATTTTTCCTGTTAACTCTCACTTATTGGCCTGAGCCAGCTCACCTAGTTCGGGCTGAGCTTCTGAGGGTGCGTGCTTTGCCTTACATAGAGTCAGCTAGAGCTATAGGCTTGTCTGGGGGGCAAATTTTGTGGCGACATGCTTTACCAAATGCTTGGCGAACTGTGCGCACGGCGTTTCCACTTAGCATTAGTGCCCTTATTGGTTTAGAAACCACACTTTCCTTTATCGGGGTGGGTCTTCCACCCGAAATGCCTAGTTGGGGACGAACATTAGCCGCGGCCCGTCTTGATCCGACTGCTTGGTGGTTGATTATTTTTCCAGCTTTAGCGCTTGCCGGAACCACGTTAGCGCTCCGTCAAGTCACTATCAATAAAATTTCTGCCTAA
- a CDS encoding ABC transporter permease, which produces MGRFLLYRLLRTIPATWAIVSLVFLLSRTLPTDELLNQALLNENTGSRSITTAERENALLRVQQRLGLAGPVFYFSRSRSSTGTVWQWNGSDNQYHRWLRSAVHGDLGQSYRSGQPVTAVLGEALRFTLPLTISAALLATLLSIALGLWLVCGGPAFLLTILYGIDALPLFVVALGLLLLLANPDILPLFPAYGMGQQTLENAPWSEQISSYLYYSALPLASLVLVKLPSLVVQLHDALRHELGANYAITARAKGLSTYQVATRHALRNALLPVIALLTDLLPALVAGAVVVEVIFALPGMGRLMADAAAGHDFPVLVGGVLLVAIMRLLGLIVADTLYFLTDPRIRLQA; this is translated from the coding sequence ATGGGGCGTTTTCTGCTGTACCGACTTCTACGCACTATTCCAGCCACGTGGGCTATTGTTTCGCTGGTTTTTCTGCTTAGTCGGACGCTGCCCACCGATGAATTATTAAACCAAGCTCTCCTCAATGAAAATACAGGAAGCCGAAGCATTACTACCGCCGAACGTGAAAATGCGCTTCTGCGGGTACAGCAACGCCTAGGGCTTGCTGGGCCTGTCTTCTATTTTTCCCGAAGTCGGTCATCTACGGGCACAGTGTGGCAATGGAATGGCAGTGACAATCAATACCACCGGTGGCTTAGGAGCGCAGTGCACGGCGATTTGGGCCAATCATATCGCAGTGGCCAACCAGTTACAGCCGTGTTGGGTGAGGCGCTGCGGTTTACTTTGCCGCTTACCATCAGTGCTGCGCTACTAGCTACCCTGCTCTCCATAGCTCTGGGCTTGTGGCTTGTGTGCGGTGGGCCAGCATTTTTACTCACTATTCTGTACGGAATTGATGCGCTGCCACTATTTGTAGTGGCTTTGGGGTTATTACTTCTGCTTGCCAATCCTGATATTCTCCCGCTTTTTCCTGCGTATGGCATGGGCCAACAAACCCTTGAAAATGCCCCTTGGAGCGAGCAGATTAGCTCTTATTTGTATTACAGCGCGCTCCCGTTAGCCAGTTTAGTTTTAGTGAAGCTACCCTCCTTGGTTGTTCAACTACATGATGCGCTGCGGCATGAGTTGGGAGCTAATTATGCAATTACTGCTCGCGCCAAAGGACTCTCGACTTATCAGGTAGCTACGCGACATGCCCTACGCAATGCGCTACTGCCAGTCATTGCCCTACTCACCGATTTGCTGCCCGCACTTGTAGCTGGGGCCGTGGTAGTGGAGGTGATTTTTGCATTGCCTGGTATGGGCCGACTGATGGCTGATGCGGCGGCCGGCCATGACTTTCCGGTTCTCGTGGGGGGCGTTTTATTGGTGGCAATAATGCGCTTGCTAGGCCTCATAGTAGCTGATACACTGTATTTTCTGACGGATCCACGAATTCGCTTGCAGGCATGA
- a CDS encoding ABC transporter substrate-binding protein, producing MRRLLRGLGLYLLIILLPACNPQASSPDAVRVRWVRDPESLNPLTIPNDLANQAIGLLYQNLLTVDNQKKVWVPWLAESLPTVQYQDSLTLLTYRLRSAATWDNGQPIVAQDVAFTLKIMNLPGLPNEVARTTFSFIQDVRLDSTDTRQFTLVCRGRAPEFADVSGDYPILPEYALDPKRQLRTIPLTVLTQPNPISLSKYPGLAAFVKRYNAANLDKSPMNLPGSGPYELASWRSGQALTFRRKTNWWADRLPVQQHPLVAKPKQIEFQIIPDNATALLALRRGDIDLFPMVPANEFDRLRTSEGGKKTLQFYTADSYEMVLAGFNTSRVPLNDRLTRQALSYLFDIPALIKATQNGMAYPSVGLINPQEKALYNDSLPLLKYAPQRAEMLLKQAGWMRQSTGSWAKPLAGGQSQALELSIAYRAGDSTFETIALQLRNAAAQLGIPIQLRPTESTLLLGKLRTGNFDIYLRTLSGNPFAYDFSPLLHSSSIDISNFTRFGTPTSDKLIKAIVREENPAQKAQLLRKFQVIMRTESPVVVLFFYRYRLAADRELTNLRVSGLRPGYDVTTIEPLPES from the coding sequence ATGCGGCGACTACTCAGGGGGCTGGGGCTCTATCTTCTTATTATTTTGCTGCCCGCTTGCAATCCACAAGCGTCGTCTCCTGATGCTGTTCGGGTGCGGTGGGTGCGCGATCCTGAGTCTTTAAATCCACTCACAATCCCTAACGATCTTGCCAATCAGGCCATAGGGTTATTATACCAGAATCTGCTGACCGTAGACAATCAAAAGAAGGTATGGGTACCGTGGTTGGCCGAAAGTCTACCTACAGTTCAGTACCAAGATTCGCTAACGCTACTTACCTATCGGCTCAGAAGCGCGGCTACCTGGGACAATGGGCAACCCATAGTAGCTCAGGATGTGGCCTTTACCTTGAAGATAATGAACTTGCCGGGTTTGCCCAATGAAGTAGCCCGAACCACCTTCAGCTTTATTCAGGATGTGCGCTTAGACTCAACCGATACACGTCAGTTTACGCTTGTGTGTCGGGGGCGCGCCCCAGAGTTCGCAGATGTTTCCGGCGATTATCCTATTCTTCCTGAGTACGCCCTAGATCCGAAACGCCAGCTACGCACTATTCCCTTAACGGTACTAACCCAGCCCAATCCTATTTCTTTGAGTAAATATCCCGGGTTAGCAGCTTTTGTGAAGCGTTATAATGCGGCTAATTTGGATAAGAGCCCAATGAATCTTCCTGGGTCAGGGCCTTATGAGCTAGCATCTTGGCGTAGCGGGCAAGCCCTAACTTTCCGCCGTAAGACAAACTGGTGGGCCGACCGACTGCCGGTACAGCAGCATCCCTTAGTAGCTAAGCCAAAACAGATTGAATTTCAGATTATTCCGGATAATGCCACGGCGTTGCTGGCGTTAAGACGGGGAGACATAGACCTTTTCCCGATGGTGCCCGCAAACGAATTCGACCGTCTGCGTACATCGGAAGGCGGAAAGAAAACATTGCAATTTTATACAGCCGATTCCTATGAGATGGTTCTGGCGGGCTTTAATACCAGCCGTGTGCCACTGAATGATCGGCTCACGCGCCAGGCTTTAAGCTACTTATTTGATATACCGGCACTCATCAAAGCCACCCAAAATGGAATGGCATATCCGAGTGTTGGCCTCATCAATCCGCAGGAAAAGGCATTGTATAATGATAGCCTGCCTCTACTCAAATATGCCCCCCAACGGGCAGAAATGCTATTGAAGCAAGCAGGCTGGATGCGGCAAAGTACAGGCAGTTGGGCTAAGCCCTTAGCAGGTGGTCAAAGCCAAGCCTTGGAGTTGAGCATTGCTTATCGGGCCGGTGATTCCACCTTCGAAACCATCGCTTTACAACTCCGCAACGCCGCGGCGCAGCTTGGCATACCCATCCAGTTGAGGCCTACAGAATCAACGCTGCTATTGGGCAAGCTGCGGACCGGCAACTTTGATATTTACCTGCGTACACTGTCAGGAAATCCCTTTGCCTACGATTTTAGCCCACTTTTACACTCTTCGAGTATAGACATCAGCAACTTTACTCGTTTTGGAACACCAACAAGTGACAAGCTTATTAAAGCTATTGTACGCGAGGAAAACCCAGCCCAGAAGGCACAGTTGCTGCGCAAGTTTCAGGTTATTATGCGAACAGAAAGTCCTGTTGTTGTTCTATTTTTTTATCGCTACCGTCTCGCTGCAGATCGAGAGCTTACCAATTTGCGCGTATCGGGGCTACGCCCGGGCTACGACGTTACGACGATCGAACCTCTGCCAGAAAGTTAA